One Capsicum annuum cultivar UCD-10X-F1 chromosome 2, UCD10Xv1.1, whole genome shotgun sequence genomic window carries:
- the LOC107861005 gene encoding GDSL esterase/lipase 7 has product MEIFKCQAILIIVLLLYVESVKSEIPLAPALYVFGDSIFDSGNNNLLPTLAKADFKPYGSNFNGGRATGRFTNGKTVADFIAEFLGLPFSPPYVRLRRGSIKLTGLNYASGSCGILPYTGNFLGKCLHFSEQVDLFQRTVKRELPRQFDDPEELSSYLSRSIFLISTGSNDYVNNYLQPNLYGTSKDYTPESFAKLLINVLSQQFQRLYELGARKVIVFEIGPIGCIPSFTKKLSHNERCAETYNDLAVMFNNQLSDMLKNFTSTLPGSTFILGHAHWLGYDAIINPFTYGLMDPSSPCCVTWGNGTSACIPELVPCRDADKHYFWDGYHLTETVYRVIATKCFNDTSVCIPNNIKELVEG; this is encoded by the exons ATGGAGATATTCAAGTGTCAAGCAATCTTGATTATAGTATTATTGTTGTATGTTGAGTCAGTGAAATCAGAAATTCCTCTAGCACCAGCACTATATGTTTTTGGGGATTCAATATTTGACAGTGGAAATAATAATCTTTTGCCAACTTTAGCTAAGGCTGATTTCAAACCATATGGTTCGAATTTTAACGGAGGCAGAGCTACTGGAAGGTTTACAAATGGAAAAACTGTTGCTGATTTTATTGCTGAATTTCTTGGACTGCCTTTTTCTCCACCCTATGTGAGATTACGAAGAGGATCAATTAAACTCACAGGGTTGAATTATGCATCTGGATCGTGCGGTATTTTACCTTATACAGGAAACTTCCTT GGCAAGTGCCTACATTTTTCTGAGCAGGTTGATTTATTCCAACGAACGGTGAAGCGAGAATTACCTAGACAATTTGATGATCCTGAGGAACTTTCTAGTTATTTGTCAAGgtcaatttttctcatttcaacAGGCAGTAATGACTACGTAAACAACTATCTACAACCAAATTTGTATGGCACAAGCAAGGACTATACTCCTGAGTCATTTGCTAAACTTCTCATTAATGTACTTTCACAACAATTTCAG AGGTTATATGAGCTAGGAGCAAGAAAGGTGATAGTGTTCGAGATAGGACCAATTGGTTGCATTCCATCATTTACTAAAAAGCTTAGCCACAATGAACGTTGCGCTGAAACATACAACGATCTCGCAGTAATGTTCAACAACCAGCTGAGTGACATGCTCAAAAATTTCACTTCGACCCTCCCTGGCTCCACCTTTATTCTTGGACATGCTCACTGGCTTGGCTACGATGCCATCATCAATCCTTTTACCTACG gtttaatggATCCAAGTAGTCCGTGTTGCGTCACTTGGGGAAATGGGACATCAGCTTGCATACCAGAACTTGTGCCCTGTCGAGATGCAGATAAACACTATTTCTGGGATGGTTATCATCTTACTGAAACAGTGTATAGAGTTATTGCCACTAAATGTTTCAATGACACATCTGTTTGTATCCCAAATAATATTAAGGAACTTGTGGAAGGTTAA